From the Chelonoidis abingdonii isolate Lonesome George chromosome 12, CheloAbing_2.0, whole genome shotgun sequence genome, one window contains:
- the LOC116825583 gene encoding LOW QUALITY PROTEIN: zinc finger protein RFP-like (The sequence of the model RefSeq protein was modified relative to this genomic sequence to represent the inferred CDS: deleted 1 base in 1 codon): protein MSRLSGVFHRTCHSGVWAQFLRACIFQCWEGSYTAASCPQCRETVQQRNLRPNRQLANMVEITKQLSLQAAKGAGGDGVCGEHQEALKLFCEEDQTSICLICRESQAHRAHTVVPIQEAAQEYKEKIQAQWETLREEIEKVPGFAETIEGKHQEYLLFPCFHKQTQTERQKIVSEFQQLRQFLDEQEQLLLAQLEKLDEDIVRIHDENVNKLSKQISHFCVQISATKEKCRKPASEFLQDIRSTLSRCEKRKFQEPEVISSELEERVSGFSQKIIALLEALSKFKDTLPSELERKRGQPVGAHRQVNVTLDPDTAHPQLVLSENQKSVRWGDTQQRLPDNPERFDYDPCVLGCEGFTSGRHCWEVEVGDGGCWAVGVARESVGRKGQISCSPERGIWAVEWLGQFQALTSPVTPLCLNQAPSRIQVCLDCDQGQVTFIDAGDEAPIFTFPPGSIPGERIRPWLWVGGSRLRLCP, encoded by the exons ATGTCCCGTCTGTCTGGAGTATTTCACAGAACCTGTCACTCTGGAGTGTGGGCACAATTTCTG CGAGCCTGCATCttccagtgctgggagggatccTATACAGCCgcctcctgccctcagtgcagagaaactgtgcAGCAGAGAAACCTCAGGCCCAACAGGCAGCTGGCAAACATGGTAGAAATCACCAAGCAACTGAGTTTACAGGcagcaaagggagcaggaggggacgGGGTATGTGGGGAACACCAGGAGgctctgaaactgttctgtgaagaggatCAAACCTCCATCTGTCTGATCTGCAGAGAGTCCCAGGCTCATCGTGCTCACACGGTGGTTCCCATACAGGAAGCTGCCCAGGAGTATAAG GAAAAAATCCAGGCCCAATGGGAGACTCTGAGGGAAGAGATAGAAAAGGTGCCGGGATTTGCAGAGACTATAGAGGGGAAACACCAGGAGTATCTG CTCTTTCCCTGTTTTcataaacaaacacaaactgaGAGGCAGAAGATTGTGTCTGAATTTCAGCAACTGCGGCAGTTCCTGGATGAACAAGAGCAactcctgctggcccagctggagaagctgGACGAGGACATTGTGAGGATCCATGATGAAAATGTCAATAAACTCTCCAAGCAGATTTCCCATTTTTGTGTGCAGATCAGTGCAACAAAGGAGAAGTGTCGGAAGCCAGCAagtgaattcctgcag gaCATCAGAAGCACCTTGAGCAG GTGCGAGAAACGGAAGTTCCAGGAGCCAGAGGTGATTTCTTCTGAACTGGAAGAGCGAGTCAGTGGTTTCTCCCAGAAAATTATTGCGCTACTGGAGGCTTTGAGCAAGTTCAAAG ACACTCTGCCCTCTGAACTGGAGAGAAAAAGAGGGCAACCAGTAGGAGCACACAGACAAG tgaatgtgactctggatccagacacggctcatCCCCAACTCGTCCTGTCTGAGAATCAGAAAAGTGTGAGATGGGGAGACACACAGCAACGACTGCCTGacaaccctgagagatttgacTATGATccctgtgtgctgggctgtgagggattcacctcagggagacattgctgggaggtggaggtgggagatGGAGGCTgttgggctgtgggggtggccagagagtctgtggggaggaagggacagaTCAGCTGTAGCCCTGAGAGGGGAATCTGGGCTGTGGAGTGGCTGGGTCAGTTCCAGGCTCTTACGTCCCCTGTGACCCCCCTGTGCCTGAACCAGGCCCCCAGCAGGATCCAggtttgtctggactgtgacCAGGGGCAGGTGACATTTATCGATGCTGGTGATGAGGCCCCGATCTTCACTTTCCCGCCGGGCTCCATCCCTGGGGAGAGAATCCGaccctggctctgggtggggggatCCCGGCTCAGACTGTGTCCCTGA